In Nitrosophilus alvini, the following are encoded in one genomic region:
- a CDS encoding ATP-binding protein → MNYLIDFIKTEDIKKTKIFPQLKCSEEEAKLLRELAKRYINAQEEVLVSDLLLDIYGGKDFEHLHKLPIIKNLLELGWIVQGSFGSFKTNEHTTLELLHTHITLSVPFLKLVEEGNLDLVLPEIKPYTDHLEYLQDQFFRIDLYQKLSATKQNFNLDSPSIHRLRNKLKLLEKRIEERLKVTEQDIEVEKFFKEYDLNEKEQIIFLALLKEEYAGTDGNLREMNTLIDLISFDEYERIENRAMLEEGAKLIEERLIDYDEMLTPFGGISRSFFIVEDILQRIIHPQKKKKSKKLKLDMLIKEQDIFELIEPKTTLDDVVLHPETRKTLNNLLKQMDRTVSNRLKEWGIKPKKKGIDARIILYGPPGTGKTMTALSLAKSLRKPVLSFDCSKILSMYVGESEKNVRKIFDTYNELSSKAKTEPVLLLNEADQFLSSRTSSPGSSADKMHNQMQNIFLEQIEKFEGVLIATTNLLETIDQAFSRRFNYKIEFKKPSFKERVELWKKMLPKNAPYEEGFDIEKLASYDLTGGQINLVIKNTAYRVAASESPIFRVEDFVTEIKKEKASTFGDEKSMGFIS, encoded by the coding sequence GTGAACTATCTGATAGATTTCATAAAAACAGAGGACATAAAAAAAACGAAAATTTTTCCTCAGCTTAAATGCAGCGAAGAGGAAGCAAAACTTTTGCGTGAGCTTGCAAAAAGGTATATCAATGCACAGGAGGAGGTTCTTGTATCGGACCTTCTTCTCGATATCTACGGAGGGAAAGATTTTGAGCATCTGCACAAGCTTCCCATTATAAAAAATCTGCTTGAACTCGGGTGGATAGTTCAGGGAAGTTTCGGCAGTTTCAAGACAAACGAACATACCACACTGGAACTTCTTCATACTCACATAACACTGAGTGTACCCTTTTTGAAACTTGTCGAAGAAGGCAATCTCGACCTTGTTCTTCCTGAGATCAAACCGTACACGGATCATCTGGAATATCTGCAGGACCAGTTTTTCAGAATAGATCTGTATCAGAAGCTCAGTGCAACAAAGCAGAATTTCAATCTCGACTCCCCAAGTATTCACAGACTCAGAAACAAACTCAAACTCCTTGAAAAGAGGATAGAAGAGAGGCTCAAAGTTACCGAGCAAGATATTGAAGTGGAGAAATTTTTCAAAGAGTACGACCTCAATGAAAAAGAGCAAATCATTTTTTTGGCACTTTTAAAAGAAGAATATGCCGGAACAGACGGGAATCTTAGAGAGATGAATACTCTTATAGACCTGATAAGTTTTGATGAATACGAAAGAATTGAAAACAGGGCTATGCTTGAAGAGGGAGCAAAACTTATAGAAGAGAGGCTTATAGACTATGATGAGATGCTCACACCTTTTGGAGGCATAAGCAGATCTTTTTTTATAGTCGAAGACATACTTCAAAGAATTATACATCCGCAGAAAAAGAAAAAGAGCAAAAAGCTGAAACTCGATATGCTGATAAAAGAGCAGGATATTTTTGAACTGATTGAGCCCAAAACGACGCTTGACGATGTGGTGCTTCATCCAGAAACAAGAAAGACACTCAACAATCTTTTGAAACAGATGGACAGAACAGTTTCAAACAGACTTAAAGAGTGGGGTATAAAGCCGAAGAAGAAAGGAATAGATGCCAGGATCATCCTTTACGGACCTCCAGGGACCGGAAAAACGATGACGGCTCTTTCTCTTGCCAAGTCGCTGAGAAAACCGGTTCTCAGTTTTGACTGCTCTAAAATACTTTCAATGTATGTTGGTGAGAGTGAAAAAAATGTAAGAAAAATTTTTGATACATACAATGAACTAAGTTCAAAAGCGAAAACCGAACCGGTTTTACTCCTTAACGAAGCGGATCAGTTTCTCTCAAGCAGGACAAGCAGTCCCGGAAGCAGTGCCGACAAAATGCACAACCAGATGCAAAACATCTTTTTGGAACAGATAGAGAAATTTGAAGGGGTGCTTATCGCCACGACAAATCTGCTTGAAACTATAGATCAGGCATTTTCGAGAAGATTTAACTACAAAATAGAGTTCAAAAAACCAAGTTTCAAAGAAAGAGTTGAGTTATGGAAAAAAATGCTTCCTAAAAATGCACCTTATGAAGAGGGATTTGATATAGAAAAGCTGGCGAGTTACGATCTTACAGGAGGACAGATAAACCTTGTTATAAAAAATACCGCCTACAGGGTCGCAGCTAGCGAAAGTCCTATATTCAGGGTGGAAGATTTCGTAACAGAAATCAAAAAAGAGAAAGCATCAACCTTTGGTGATGAAAAATCTATGGGATTTATAAGTTAG
- a CDS encoding NAD(P)H-quinone oxidoreductase subunit 3, with the protein MLMLTHMDVAHPYFGAFLLFVITIVAFTATTTAARFVSRKLAKLDTEKLKLTIYECGPEVTKQPNRISVQFYLFALLFILFDVEIIFMFPWAIDFKVLGWFGFAEMILFILLLAIGFIYAWRKGALEWHSIR; encoded by the coding sequence ATGTTGATGTTGACTCATATGGATGTTGCACATCCCTATTTTGGTGCATTTTTGCTGTTTGTTATTACAATAGTAGCTTTTACGGCAACTACAACAGCAGCAAGGTTTGTGAGCAGAAAGCTTGCAAAACTGGATACGGAAAAACTGAAACTCACTATCTATGAGTGCGGTCCTGAAGTTACAAAACAGCCCAACAGGATATCTGTGCAGTTCTATCTTTTTGCGCTTCTGTTTATTCTTTTTGATGTTGAGATAATTTTTATGTTTCCATGGGCCATAGACTTTAAAGTACTCGGATGGTTTGGGTTTGCAGAGATGATACTTTTTATACTTTTACTTGCAATCGGATTCATATACGCATGGAGGAAAGGAGCACTAGAATGGCACAGCATCAGGTAA
- a CDS encoding NuoB/complex I 20 kDa subunit family protein, with product MAQHQVNYAASGGLPVALTTVDKLVNWGRSNSLWALTYGLACCAIEMMASGASRYDFDRFGVIFRASPRQSDVMIVAGTLTKKHAEFIRRLYDQMTEPKWVISMGSCANTGGMFNTYATVQGVDRVIPVDLYLPGCAPRPETLQYAVMLLQKKIRKESIFKSQKPKRLV from the coding sequence ATGGCACAGCATCAGGTAAATTATGCTGCAAGCGGCGGTCTTCCCGTTGCACTTACAACTGTAGACAAACTTGTAAACTGGGGAAGAAGCAACTCTCTTTGGGCGCTTACATACGGGCTTGCTTGCTGCGCGATAGAGATGATGGCAAGCGGGGCGAGCAGATATGACTTCGACAGATTCGGTGTTATATTCAGAGCGAGTCCGAGACAGTCTGATGTTATGATAGTTGCAGGTACACTTACCAAAAAGCATGCCGAATTTATCAGAAGGCTGTATGACCAGATGACTGAGCCCAAATGGGTTATATCTATGGGAAGCTGCGCCAATACAGGCGGTATGTTCAACACATACGCGACAGTTCAGGGAGTCGACAGAGTAATACCTGTTGACCTGTATCTGCCAGGATGTGCTCCAAGACCCGAGACTCTTCAATATGCTGTTATGCTGCTTCAGAAAAAGATAAGAAAAGAGTCAATTTTTAAAAGTCAAAAACCAAAAAGGTTGGTATGA
- a CDS encoding NADH-quinone oxidoreductase subunit C, with the protein MRPYKPKDNVQAKAYYTDRFWVAPKIPEEDVQNDEVYAEDLKKLEENFEIKKAYIQRGQLVVCIAPEINKEVVKFFKDELEYDFLSELSAIDYLAQDGEFEIFYQMLSTSKRKRARIKCRIKENQAIESVESVFRSANWSEREMYDMFGVKVNNHPYMKRILMPDDWSGHPLRKTYPLHGDEAAQWYEVDKIFGKEYREIIGPEIRDAAFVDRYDTERFARLGHEVPRGAPVDYKEQGNPDVFNDDAPLVETFDMKKSKIVNRDR; encoded by the coding sequence ATGAGACCATATAAACCAAAAGACAACGTACAGGCAAAAGCCTACTATACCGACAGATTCTGGGTTGCTCCCAAAATACCGGAAGAAGATGTGCAAAATGATGAGGTATATGCCGAGGATCTGAAAAAACTTGAAGAGAATTTTGAAATAAAAAAAGCATATATTCAAAGAGGGCAGTTGGTGGTTTGCATTGCTCCTGAGATAAACAAAGAGGTAGTAAAGTTTTTCAAAGATGAGCTTGAATACGATTTTTTGTCGGAGCTAAGCGCAATAGACTATCTGGCCCAAGACGGTGAATTTGAAATTTTTTATCAGATGCTCTCCACATCAAAAAGAAAGAGAGCAAGAATCAAATGCAGAATAAAAGAGAACCAGGCTATAGAGAGTGTTGAGAGTGTGTTTAGAAGCGCCAACTGGAGTGAGCGGGAAATGTACGATATGTTCGGTGTAAAAGTAAATAATCATCCGTATATGAAGAGAATTCTTATGCCGGACGACTGGAGTGGACATCCTCTCAGAAAAACATATCCTCTTCACGGCGACGAAGCTGCCCAGTGGTATGAGGTGGACAAAATATTTGGAAAAGAGTACAGAGAAATCATAGGGCCTGAGATAAGAGATGCGGCATTTGTAGACAGGTATGATACTGAAAGATTTGCAAGGCTCGGACATGAAGTGCCAAGAGGTGCACCGGTTGATTATAAAGAACAGGGAAATCCTGATGTATTCAATGATGATGCACCGCTTGTAGAAACATTCGATATGAAAAAATCAAAAATAGTCAACAGAGACAGATAG
- the nuoD gene encoding NADH dehydrogenase (quinone) subunit D, translated as MQQRNRLQPFFENLVFERDDTNMIVNFGPQHPSAHGQLRLILELDGEQVVKAVPDIGYLHRGMEKMGENMIYNEFLPTTDRMDYIAATSNNYAFAFAVERLLGIEDKVPRRAKVIRTMLLELNRIISHLFWLATHALDVGAMSVFLYCFREREYAMDLMEEYCGARLTHSAVRIGGVPLDLPAGWIERLSAFIAKLPKDIEDYEGLLDTNRIWRMRLENVGVVPPEMAKSWGCSGIMLRGSGIEWDIRKEEPYELYDELDFDIPVSDRCDSYGRYKLYMEEMRQSVRILQQLIPMYKDTSPEIMAHVPEYISAPKEQIMTQNYSLMQHFVLVTQGMRPPVGEVYVPTESPKGELGFFIRSEGEPYPYRLKIRAPSFWHTGILQDLLPGHYLADVVTIIGSTNIVFGEIDR; from the coding sequence ATGCAGCAAAGAAACAGACTACAACCATTTTTCGAAAACCTTGTATTTGAAAGAGACGATACAAATATGATCGTCAACTTCGGTCCGCAGCATCCATCTGCCCACGGACAGCTCAGACTTATACTCGAACTTGACGGAGAGCAGGTGGTAAAAGCAGTACCGGATATCGGATACCTCCATAGAGGTATGGAGAAGATGGGCGAAAACATGATATATAACGAGTTTTTGCCCACTACAGACAGAATGGACTATATTGCGGCAACATCAAACAACTATGCATTCGCTTTTGCAGTTGAGAGACTTCTTGGGATAGAAGATAAAGTTCCTAGACGTGCTAAAGTGATAAGAACGATGCTTCTTGAGCTCAACAGAATTATCTCGCACCTGTTCTGGCTTGCAACCCATGCACTTGACGTAGGCGCTATGAGTGTTTTCCTGTACTGTTTCAGAGAGCGCGAATATGCAATGGACCTTATGGAAGAGTACTGCGGCGCAAGACTTACGCACAGTGCAGTCAGGATAGGAGGAGTTCCACTGGATCTTCCTGCAGGCTGGATAGAAAGACTCAGCGCTTTCATAGCCAAGCTTCCAAAAGATATAGAGGATTATGAAGGGCTTTTAGATACGAACAGAATCTGGAGAATGAGGCTTGAAAATGTGGGTGTAGTACCGCCTGAGATGGCGAAAAGCTGGGGATGCTCCGGTATTATGCTAAGAGGAAGCGGAATAGAGTGGGATATAAGAAAAGAGGAACCTTACGAGCTGTATGATGAGCTTGATTTTGATATTCCGGTGTCTGACAGATGTGACAGTTACGGAAGGTACAAACTTTATATGGAAGAGATGAGACAAAGTGTCAGAATTCTTCAACAGCTTATTCCAATGTATAAAGATACATCACCTGAAATTATGGCCCATGTTCCGGAATATATATCTGCACCAAAAGAGCAGATAATGACCCAGAACTATTCGCTTATGCAACATTTTGTCCTTGTGACTCAGGGTATGAGGCCTCCTGTGGGCGAAGTTTATGTACCTACCGAGTCGCCGAAAGGGGAACTCGGTTTCTTTATCAGAAGCGAAGGCGAACCGTATCCTTACAGACTGAAAATCAGAGCTCCAAGCTTCTGGCATACGGGAATTTTACAAGACCTTCTGCCGGGACACTATCTGGCGGACGTTGTAACTATAATAGGAAGTACAAATATAGTTTTCGGTGAAATTGACAGATAA
- a CDS encoding NADH-ubiquinone oxidoreductase subunit E family protein, which yields MVRYDLRHLHDNFYDRMLELLEKEVKPEEVAIFLFEIGDFSPIQKSADLIKEAGHELLNSLKFNEVDWTIVVRRKK from the coding sequence ATGGTTAGATACGATTTGAGACATTTGCATGATAATTTTTATGACAGGATGTTGGAGCTTTTGGAAAAAGAGGTAAAACCAGAAGAGGTTGCTATATTTCTTTTTGAAATTGGAGATTTTTCTCCTATCCAGAAAAGTGCAGATCTTATAAAAGAGGCCGGCCATGAGCTCTTGAACTCTTTGAAGTTCAATGAAGTGGACTGGACTATAGTTGTAAGAAGGAAGAAATAG
- a CDS encoding FAD-dependent oxidoreductase has translation MSRVYFSCWRDEFIDNRGKPADEWTESSFNFPEHYNVDKKSKAFIGWDGFAIFEEGVDVVRLATEYAAQYQEYSEACGRCAPGRWGGRILYDLFDKIARGEGEVSDLEHLKEVSRTMMETSKCEIGRTVPKPLLDIMKYFQDEILELINDKKPSPDYDKKCDYIAKVTAPCMDACPSHVDIPAYIEGVRDLRFDDSLQATRKTMPLAHTCGRVCPHPCEDACRRTNLDEPISIMELKRLGADFEDDHGLYWLHPKKQKPLTDKKVAIIGAGPAGLAGAYYLALEGIRCDIFEELPVLGGEVAVGVPEYRMPVEKYNKDIEAVKSLDGVNIYTNTRVDADMMRKFEKEYDAILIATGTRISKKVRAKNEREEIKGYWPAIKFLDEINLYVKYGIGEPVDLTGKTVVCVGGGFTSMDVVRCSVRANAKKVIMLYRRDEATIIRNTTYEEYHEAVEEGVEFIFYSAVEEIITDENDQLKKLKINRFELVPDPNGGRPQLVKIEGADFEIECDYLIPAVSQSADLSHLPEEWEIELTSWGTIKTDGKTYMSSRKGVFAAGDCEYGPMTIVNAVGQAKRAASVMARYVLTGEVTLTDEEIMEDHLRALKVYDKKEKIKGWLPGLPRAVSEKLTVEERKDNNKEVNLGLTQEQAIAEAERCMRCYYIAMVAV, from the coding sequence GTGAGCAGAGTCTATTTTTCCTGCTGGCGGGATGAATTTATAGACAACCGCGGTAAACCGGCCGATGAGTGGACAGAATCATCTTTCAATTTTCCGGAGCATTACAACGTTGACAAAAAATCCAAAGCGTTCATAGGATGGGACGGTTTTGCTATCTTTGAAGAAGGTGTCGATGTAGTAAGACTAGCTACCGAATATGCCGCACAATATCAGGAATATTCTGAAGCCTGCGGAAGATGTGCGCCGGGTAGATGGGGCGGCAGGATACTATATGATCTTTTTGACAAAATAGCCAGAGGAGAGGGAGAGGTAAGTGATCTTGAACATCTAAAAGAGGTTTCCAGAACCATGATGGAAACGAGTAAATGTGAAATCGGTAGAACAGTACCGAAACCTCTTTTGGATATTATGAAGTATTTTCAAGATGAAATTTTGGAACTTATAAACGATAAAAAGCCCTCACCTGATTATGACAAGAAATGCGACTATATAGCAAAAGTTACAGCACCCTGCATGGATGCCTGTCCTTCACATGTGGATATTCCGGCATATATCGAGGGTGTAAGAGACCTCAGATTTGACGACTCTTTGCAGGCTACAAGAAAAACCATGCCTCTGGCACATACCTGCGGCAGAGTCTGTCCACACCCTTGCGAAGACGCGTGCAGAAGAACGAATCTTGACGAGCCAATATCGATTATGGAGCTCAAAAGACTCGGAGCCGATTTTGAGGATGACCACGGTCTTTACTGGCTTCATCCCAAAAAACAGAAACCTTTGACCGATAAAAAAGTTGCTATTATCGGAGCCGGCCCCGCAGGACTTGCAGGAGCCTATTATCTTGCTTTGGAAGGTATAAGGTGTGATATTTTTGAAGAGCTTCCGGTTCTTGGCGGCGAAGTGGCTGTGGGGGTTCCCGAGTACAGAATGCCGGTAGAGAAATACAATAAAGATATAGAAGCTGTAAAAAGCCTTGATGGTGTAAATATATATACAAATACAAGAGTTGATGCGGATATGATGAGAAAGTTTGAAAAAGAGTATGACGCTATTCTCATCGCAACCGGTACTAGAATATCCAAAAAAGTGAGAGCAAAAAACGAAAGAGAAGAGATAAAGGGCTACTGGCCGGCTATCAAATTTCTTGATGAGATAAATCTATATGTAAAATATGGCATAGGTGAACCTGTTGATCTCACCGGTAAAACGGTTGTCTGCGTGGGAGGCGGATTTACCTCTATGGACGTTGTAAGGTGTTCTGTCAGAGCAAATGCCAAAAAAGTAATTATGCTTTATAGAAGAGATGAAGCTACAATTATAAGAAACACCACATACGAAGAGTATCATGAAGCGGTAGAAGAGGGTGTTGAGTTTATCTTTTATTCCGCAGTCGAAGAGATAATTACAGATGAAAACGATCAGCTAAAAAAACTTAAAATCAATAGATTCGAACTTGTTCCCGATCCTAACGGAGGAAGACCGCAGCTCGTAAAAATCGAAGGTGCGGATTTTGAGATAGAGTGCGACTATCTTATACCTGCAGTAAGCCAGAGTGCAGACCTTTCGCATCTGCCAGAGGAGTGGGAGATAGAGCTTACAAGCTGGGGAACAATAAAAACGGACGGCAAAACCTATATGTCCAGTAGAAAAGGAGTATTTGCCGCGGGAGATTGCGAATACGGGCCTATGACTATTGTAAATGCCGTAGGACAGGCGAAAAGAGCCGCATCGGTAATGGCAAGATATGTACTAACCGGTGAGGTGACTTTGACAGATGAAGAGATAATGGAAGATCATTTAAGAGCGCTCAAAGTCTATGACAAGAAAGAGAAGATCAAAGGATGGCTTCCGGGACTTCCAAGGGCTGTGAGTGAGAAGCTAACTGTAGAAGAGAGAAAAGATAATAACAAAGAGGTAAATTTGGGGCTTACTCAGGAGCAGGCAATCGCTGAAGCCGAACGATGTATGAGATGTTACTATATAGCTATGGTCGCTGTATAA
- a CDS encoding NADH-quinone oxidoreductase subunit G — translation MIKFYIDGKEVTANKNETILEAARREGIYIPTMCYLPKVKPIASCRLCVVEVEGVEGFVLSCQTPPTTGIKVKTNSKELYSHRQNIMKLYDVNHPLECGVCDKSGNCDLQNKTLEFGVDTQDFSAKDQPRIIKDWKFIQYDPSLCILCEKCVHTCNEVIGDDAIEIEFGGYKSHIVVKEGETLDCTFCGECIAVCPVGAMISQDFKYSANAWELTKIPASCAHCSAACHLYYETKHEGCFDKNSPAIYRVTNDYEFTNLCGAGRFGYDFENRAQKDEKAFGDAIEAFKKADTIRFSSYITNEEALILQKLKEKFGYRLVNEEAKKYRDFLSEFSKTSGSSLYSGSLEDIKRSDYIIIFGTRIATDNPAVRYAVTVASRKQSSEVVYMHPMEDELLKNVVTKFVKYEVGTEEGVMALVADAFIDEDAKNSIDKEWFDALDIGYISAESNVGEEEIEEILKKFNRKRRLHRKNFTFVIGEDLYTHPRAGNIARLAGLIERYTDFKVVLVPPKTNSLGVSLICDLDDEAGEYVIGYNAPGDFVLSALGEGDLDMPALNQQEGTFTNIDKRVVPTNVALPYEGYVLNDIARALGVSDKEYTVEFTKELPEEKGYKRVDFDSLPNHYTNAGEEVRGYVIEPKLTEAESKIEEIEELPEFNGTIIYRCEPVLQFSPFTNKAHQLSSTGELTGSKQFAIAAKLQDGDKVIIRSRNGEMQRVFRIDTDLKGTVALCPTFDIDLSYFYVLSDYRYEAVKIEKVGEL, via the coding sequence ATGATTAAATTTTATATAGACGGAAAAGAAGTCACTGCTAATAAAAACGAAACTATTTTGGAAGCAGCAAGAAGAGAGGGTATATATATTCCCACAATGTGCTATCTTCCCAAAGTAAAACCTATAGCATCATGCAGACTCTGTGTGGTGGAAGTGGAAGGAGTAGAGGGGTTTGTTCTAAGTTGTCAGACACCACCTACTACAGGTATAAAAGTAAAAACGAACTCCAAAGAGCTTTATTCACACAGACAGAATATAATGAAACTGTATGATGTGAACCATCCACTGGAATGCGGAGTTTGTGACAAGAGCGGGAATTGTGATCTGCAGAATAAAACTCTGGAATTCGGGGTTGACACTCAGGATTTCAGTGCAAAAGATCAGCCCAGAATCATTAAAGACTGGAAATTTATACAATACGATCCTTCCCTTTGTATTCTATGCGAAAAGTGTGTTCATACATGTAACGAAGTGATCGGTGATGATGCGATAGAGATAGAGTTTGGAGGATATAAATCTCATATTGTTGTTAAAGAGGGCGAGACGCTCGATTGTACTTTCTGCGGCGAATGTATTGCGGTATGTCCGGTCGGTGCTATGATTAGCCAGGATTTCAAATACAGTGCAAATGCATGGGAGTTGACAAAAATCCCGGCATCCTGTGCCCACTGCAGTGCAGCATGTCATCTGTACTATGAAACCAAACATGAAGGCTGTTTTGATAAAAACTCTCCTGCTATATACAGAGTGACAAATGATTACGAATTTACAAATCTGTGCGGGGCTGGTAGATTTGGCTACGATTTTGAAAACAGAGCCCAAAAGGATGAAAAGGCTTTTGGCGATGCGATAGAGGCGTTCAAAAAAGCGGACACTATAAGATTTTCAAGCTATATAACAAACGAAGAGGCTTTGATACTTCAAAAACTCAAAGAAAAATTCGGATATAGACTCGTAAACGAAGAGGCTAAAAAATATAGAGATTTTCTTAGTGAATTTTCAAAAACAAGCGGCTCAAGCCTTTATAGCGGATCGCTTGAAGATATTAAAAGAAGCGACTATATCATAATTTTCGGAACAAGGATAGCTACAGACAATCCGGCTGTCAGATATGCCGTTACAGTCGCCTCCCGAAAACAGAGCAGCGAAGTTGTATATATGCATCCTATGGAGGACGAGCTTCTTAAAAACGTAGTAACAAAATTTGTCAAATACGAAGTGGGAACAGAAGAGGGCGTCATGGCCCTTGTTGCAGATGCGTTTATAGATGAAGATGCCAAAAACAGCATAGATAAAGAGTGGTTTGATGCTTTGGATATCGGTTACATAAGTGCAGAGTCAAATGTTGGCGAAGAAGAGATAGAAGAGATACTCAAAAAGTTTAATAGAAAAAGAAGACTTCATAGGAAAAACTTTACATTTGTAATCGGCGAGGATCTCTACACTCATCCGAGGGCTGGGAATATAGCGAGACTTGCGGGTTTGATAGAGAGGTATACAGATTTTAAAGTGGTATTGGTTCCTCCGAAGACGAACAGTTTGGGAGTATCTTTGATATGCGATCTAGATGATGAGGCCGGAGAGTACGTGATAGGATACAACGCTCCGGGAGACTTTGTACTGAGCGCTCTTGGAGAGGGTGATTTGGATATGCCTGCACTGAACCAGCAAGAAGGCACCTTTACAAATATAGACAAAAGAGTCGTACCGACAAACGTTGCTCTTCCATATGAGGGGTATGTACTGAACGATATAGCCAGAGCGCTAGGAGTAAGTGATAAAGAGTATACGGTAGAGTTTACAAAAGAGCTACCTGAAGAGAAGGGATATAAGAGAGTAGATTTTGATTCTTTGCCGAACCATTATACAAATGCGGGCGAAGAGGTGAGAGGATATGTGATAGAGCCGAAACTTACGGAAGCTGAAAGTAAAATCGAAGAGATAGAGGAGCTACCGGAGTTTAACGGCACAATTATATACAGATGTGAGCCTGTACTGCAGTTCAGTCCTTTTACCAACAAAGCGCATCAGCTGAGTAGTACAGGTGAGCTTACAGGTTCGAAACAGTTTGCAATAGCTGCAAAACTGCAAGATGGCGACAAAGTGATCATAAGAAGCAGAAACGGTGAAATGCAAAGAGTGTTTAGAATCGATACAGACCTCAAAGGTACGGTTGCTCTATGCCCAACCTTTGATATTGACTTAAGTTATTTTTATGTACTATCGGATTACCGTTATGAAGCTGTAAAAATAGAAAAAGTGGGCGAGCTATGA